The following proteins come from a genomic window of Nymphalis io chromosome 6, ilAglIoxx1.1, whole genome shotgun sequence:
- the LOC126769271 gene encoding bifunctional purine biosynthesis protein ATIC has translation MAVNGKLALLSVSDKTGLIPLAKCLSEIGLGLVGSGGTASALRNAGFKVQDVSDITGAPEMLGGRVKSLHPAVHAGILSRLTESDQADMKRQKFDMISVVVCNLYPFVETVSKADVTIADAVENIDIGGVTLLRAAAKNHDRVTVICDPTDYDKVIKELTESKDHQTSLDTRQKLALKAFTHTSQYDVHISDYFRKQYSAGQSQLTLRYGMNPHQKPAQVFTTHDRLPLTTLNGSPGFINLCDALNAWQLVLELKEALGLPAATSFKHVSPAGAAVGLPLTKEEAAVCMVADLLPQLSPLACAYARARGADRMSSFGDFIAISDECDEITARIISREVSDGIVAPGYTPAALAVLKKKKGGNYCVLQMDPKYTPDLMEQKTIFGLTLEQRRNDAKITSELFKNIVTNNKDLPPSAVRDLIIATIALKYTQSNSVCYAKDGQVIGIGAGQQSRIHCTRLAGGKAALWWTRAHPRVLRAAACARAGLSRAVLSNAVDNYVNGTVGTDLPLDQWKSLFDGEPPALLTAEERDEWVKKLDKVALASDAFFPFRDNIDRAVQCGVEYIGSPSGSNNDKEVIDACNEHNIVLAHTNLRLFHH, from the exons ATGGCAGTCAATGGAAAATTag ctCTTCTCAGTGTATCAGATAAAACAGGCCTGATACCTTTGGCGAAATGTCTCTCTGAAATCGGCCTTGGATTAGTTGGTAGCGGAGGTACAGCTTCAGCACTTCGCAATGCTGGTTTCAAAGTTCAGGATGTTTCCGATATCACTGGAGCTCCGGAAATGCTCGGAGGACGTGTAAAGTCTCTTCATCCAGCGGTTCATGCTGGAATATTGTCAag GCTCACAGAATCTGATCAGGCTGATATGAAGCGTCAGAAGTTTGACATGATAAGCGTAGTTGTCTGCAACCTTTACCCATTTGTTGAGACGGTGTCGAAAGCTGACGTCACTATCGCTGATGCGGTAGAGAACATCGACATTGGAGGTGTGACATTACTAAGAGCAGCTGCCAAGAACCACGACAGAGTGACTGTTATTTGTGACCCCACTGATTATGACAAAGTTATTAAGGAATTAACGGAGAGCAAAGATCATCAAACTTCATTGGATACAAG GCAAAAATTGGCTTTAAAAGCGTTCACTCACACTTCCCAGTATGATGTTCATATTTCCGACTACTTCCGCAAGCAATATTCAGCAGGTCAATCACAGCTGACTTTGAGATATG gtaTGAACCCACACCAAAAGCCTGCTCAAGTGTTCACAACCCACGATCGCTTGCCGCTGACCACATTGAATGGATCTCCTGGTTTCATAAATCTTTGCGACGCTTTAAACGCATGGCAACTAGTCTTGGAATTAAAAGAGGCCTTAGGTCTGCCAGCAGCCACCAGCTTCAAACACGTTTCACCCGCTGGAGCAGCTGTTGGTCTCCCTTTGACTAAAGAAGAG GCCGCAGTGTGCATGGTGGCAGATCTCCTGCCACAGCTGAGTCCGCTGGCATGCGCCTACGCACGCGCGCGAGGGGCAGACCGCATGAGCTCCTTCGGAGACTTCATCGCCATCTCCGACGAGTGCGACGAGATCACCGCCCGGATCATATCTCGGGAGGTGTCGGACGGTATCGTGGCGCCCGGGTATACGCCCGCCGCACTAGCAGTGCTCAAAAAAAAGAAGGGCGGCAACTACTGTGTGCTACAG atggaTCCCAAGTATACACCGGACTTGATGGAGCAGAAGACAATTTTCGGTCTCACTTTGGAACAGAGACGTAACGACGCAAAGATTACATCGGAACTTTTCAAAAACATCGTGACCAACAATAAGGATCTTCCGCCGAGTGCCGTGAGGGATCTCATCATCGCAACAATCGCTTTAAAATATACACAGAGTAATTCCGTATGCTACGCGAAGGATGGACAG GTGATCGGCATCGGCGCGGGGCAGCAGTCGCGCATCCACTGCACGCGGCTGGCGGGCGGCAAGGCGGCGCTGTGGTGGACGCGCGCACACCCGCGCGTGCTGCGCGCCGCCGCCTGCGCGCGCGCCGGCCTCTCGCGCGCCGTGCTGTCCAACGCCGTCGACAACTACGTCAACGGCACCGTCG GAACGGATCTGCCATTAGACCAATGGAAGAGCCTCTTTGATGGCGAGCCGCCCGCACTCCTCACGGCCGAAGAGAGAGACGAGTGGGTCAAGAAATTGGATAAAGTAGCGCTTGCTTCAGATGCATTTTTCCCCTTCAGAGATAATATTGACAGAGCTGTTCAG TGTGGTGTGGAGTACATCGGAAGTCCGTCAGGATCTAATAACGACAAAGAAGTGATTGATGCTTGCAACGAACATAATATTGTACTTGCTCATACTAACCTCAGACTTTTCCATCATTAA